Below is a window of Mycobacterium dioxanotrophicus DNA.
GGACCTGGGTTTCGCCCAGCCCGAAGCCGCCAACGATCCGATCTACACCCACACCCGACTGGAATGCCAGGGCCAGATCCGGTTCGGTCCGACGGGTCGAGCCGCCGCGGCGGCGGTCTGGCTGGTGGCGCCGTGCACCGAGTTGTTCCAGGACGAAAGGCCGGACGCCACAGTCGATCTGGCGTTGGGTACGGAATTCACCGAGCTGGCGAGCAGCGACGACATCAACGCCGTACTGGCCAGCCTGCGCCCGGACGCCACCGGGCCCGCCGATTCGGCGCTGCTGTCAAAGATCCATACCGGCGTCTGCTAACGCATCACGCAGCGCGGTGGCGACGCCGGGAGCCGCAGCACCCACGCGTCCCGCGCCCGCGATGCCCGGCAACCACACCTTGGCCCCGGCCTCGGCGGCGATCAACGCCCCTGCCGCCCAGTCCCACACGTGCACGCCTTCTTCGTAATACGCGTCGAGTTGCCCCGCGGCGACCATGCACAGATCCAGCGCGCACGAGCCGAGCCGTCGCATGTCCCGGACCGCGGGCAGCAGCTGTGCGAGTACCTCGGCCTGTCGGCGCCGCTGTTCGGGGACGTAGGCGAATCCCGTGCCCACCAGGGCCATGCCCAGATCGTCGACCGCCGTGCACCGCAGCGGCGTGCTGACCCCGTCGTGGAGCACGGCGGCGCCCTGTCCCAGTGCCGCCGAATACACCGATCCGGCGGCGACATTGGCGACGGCGCCGGCCACCGACCGGCCGTCGAGCTGGACAGCCACCGACACGGCATAGGCCGGGATGCCGTAGACGAAGTTCACGGTGCCGTCGATGGGGTCGATCACCCAGCGCAGCCCGTCACTGCCGCTGCGGCCGCCCTCTTCCTCGCCGAGGATCTCGTCGTCGGGCCGCAGTACGGCAAGCCGCTCGCGCAACCATCGCTCGGTCTCGGTATCGACGATCGTCACCGGGTCGGTCCGCGTGCTCTTAGAACGGACAGTGCGCACGTCGTCATCTGCTTGATGTGCTTGGCCCGCGTCGTCCGAAACCCCCTCTCCGAATACCTCGATACGACGGCGTCGGACGAGTGCGGCGGCCTCGGTCGCCAACTGTTCGGCTACTCCGCGCAGGACGGCCGGGTCGGTGCTGTTGTCTGTCACCCCCCTATCGCAACATATCTTTCCGCCGAAAAGTCGCTCGCGGGATGGCAGACCGCCCGCGTGAGCGTTGGTGAGCTACTAGGGTGAGGCGCGGCGCCATTAGCCGGCCTGCCCTCCTGCCAATCGGCCCGCAACCGTCTGTCCCGCAGAGGAGCTCCCATGACCGCACCCGATATCCCCGCAGCCGAATCTGCCGTCGGCGGCTCAGCGCGCCGCGGTTTCGGCGTCGATGTGGGTGGCAGCGGCGTCAAGGGCGGCATCGTCGATCTCGACACCGGCCAGCTGATCGGCGAGCGGTTCAAACTCGACACCCCGCAACCGTCGACCCCTGAGGCGGTCGCCAAGACCGTCGCCGCGGTGGTGCGGGAGTTCGGCTGGACCGGCAGCCTCGGGGTCACCTACCCCGGCGTGGTCACGAGCGGCGTCGTTCGGACCGCAGCCAACGTCGACAAGGGGTGGATCGGGGTCAACGCCGCGGAGGTCATCAGCGCCGAGCTGGGCGGCCAGCACGTCACGGTGCTCAACGACGCCGACGCGGCCGGCCTTGCCGAGGAACAGTTCGGTGCGGGCAAGGACAACACTGGCGTGATCGTGTTGCTGACCTT
It encodes the following:
- a CDS encoding inositol monophosphatase family protein, with translation MTDNSTDPAVLRGVAEQLATEAAALVRRRRIEVFGEGVSDDAGQAHQADDDVRTVRSKSTRTDPVTIVDTETERWLRERLAVLRPDDEILGEEEGGRSGSDGLRWVIDPIDGTVNFVYGIPAYAVSVAVQLDGRSVAGAVANVAAGSVYSAALGQGAAVLHDGVSTPLRCTAVDDLGMALVGTGFAYVPEQRRRQAEVLAQLLPAVRDMRRLGSCALDLCMVAAGQLDAYYEEGVHVWDWAAGALIAAEAGAKVWLPGIAGAGRVGAAAPGVATALRDALADAGMDL
- the ppgK gene encoding polyphosphate--glucose phosphotransferase, whose product is MTAPDIPAAESAVGGSARRGFGVDVGGSGVKGGIVDLDTGQLIGERFKLDTPQPSTPEAVAKTVAAVVREFGWTGSLGVTYPGVVTSGVVRTAANVDKGWIGVNAAEVISAELGGQHVTVLNDADAAGLAEEQFGAGKDNTGVIVLLTFGTGIGSAVIHNGVLLPNTEFGHLEVGGKEAEHRAASSVKERKDWSYERWTEEVTKVLTVIENAIWPDLFIAGGGISRKADKWIPLLKNRTPVVAATLQNSAGIVGAAMAAVADVTATGR